The Rhodoferax sediminis genome has a segment encoding these proteins:
- the prfA gene encoding peptide chain release factor 1 produces MKSFLRARLERYAVRLSELDFLLSREDIMRDMSQFLVLSREHSDVAQLVSRYQRYVARENDLAAARALQADPAVDADMAEMAQEEIASAETELAQLHAELQRMLLPKDPDDARNAFVEIRAGTGGDESALFAGDLLRMYARYCERRGWKTEIISESPSELGGYKEVVLRVVGDQAYGALKFESGGHRVQRVPATETQGRIHTSACTVAVLPEPDEQEAIKINPADLRIDTYRASGAGGQHINKTDSAVRITHIPTGIVAECQDGRSQHSNKAQALKVLTARIQEKDRSERAAKDAAERKSLIGSGDRSDRIRTYNFPQGRLTDHRINLTLYKLLAIMEGDLDDVVQALQAYEAAQQLAELEVASA; encoded by the coding sequence ATGAAATCCTTCCTGCGCGCCCGGCTGGAGCGTTACGCTGTCCGTTTGTCGGAGCTGGACTTTTTGCTCTCGCGCGAAGACATCATGCGCGACATGAGCCAGTTCCTGGTGCTCTCGCGCGAGCACTCCGATGTGGCACAGCTGGTGAGCCGCTACCAGCGCTACGTGGCGCGCGAAAACGATCTGGCCGCGGCCCGGGCCCTGCAGGCCGACCCCGCCGTGGACGCTGACATGGCCGAGATGGCGCAGGAGGAAATTGCCTCGGCCGAGACCGAACTGGCGCAATTGCACGCCGAGCTGCAGCGCATGCTGCTGCCCAAAGACCCTGACGACGCGCGCAACGCCTTCGTGGAAATCCGCGCCGGCACGGGCGGCGACGAATCGGCGCTGTTCGCGGGCGATCTGCTGCGCATGTACGCCCGCTACTGCGAGCGCCGCGGCTGGAAGACCGAGATCATCAGCGAGTCGCCCAGCGAACTCGGGGGCTACAAGGAAGTGGTGCTGCGCGTGGTCGGTGACCAGGCCTACGGCGCGCTCAAGTTCGAATCCGGCGGGCACCGCGTGCAGCGCGTGCCGGCCACCGAGACGCAGGGCCGCATCCACACCAGCGCCTGCACCGTGGCCGTGCTGCCCGAGCCGGATGAGCAGGAGGCCATCAAGATCAATCCGGCCGATCTGCGCATCGACACCTACCGCGCCAGCGGTGCCGGTGGCCAGCACATCAACAAGACCGACTCGGCGGTGCGCATCACGCACATTCCGACCGGCATCGTGGCCGAGTGCCAGGACGGGCGCAGCCAGCACAGCAACAAGGCCCAGGCGCTCAAGGTACTCACCGCGCGCATCCAGGAAAAAGACCGTTCCGAGCGCGCCGCGAAAGACGCCGCCGAGCGCAAGAGCCTGATCGGTAGCGGCGACCGCAGCGACCGCATCCGCACCTACAACTTCCCGCAGGGGCGGCTCACCGACCATCGCATCAATCTCACGCTGTACAAGCTGCTCGCCATCATGGAGGGCGACCTGGACGATGTGGTGCAGGCGCTACAGGCCTACGAGGCGGCGCAGCAGCTGGCCGAGCTGGAAGTCGCGAGTGCTTGA